The following are encoded together in the Variovorax sp. PBS-H4 genome:
- a CDS encoding type II secretion system protein: MKAGRGFTLIEMMVTVTLVGILASVVVPLTEMAVRRAKEQELRIALREIRTAIDAYKRAGDEGRIHRSPATTGYPPTLSALVDGANDLKDPGRRRIFFLRRVPRDPMNADPALAPEATWGKRAYASDAEHPKEGEDVYDVYSSSTRAGLNGRSYKEW, translated from the coding sequence ATGAAGGCCGGCCGGGGATTCACGCTTATCGAGATGATGGTGACGGTGACGCTGGTAGGCATCCTGGCGTCGGTGGTCGTCCCGCTGACCGAGATGGCCGTGCGGCGCGCAAAGGAACAGGAACTGCGCATCGCCTTGCGCGAGATCCGCACGGCGATCGATGCGTACAAGCGCGCGGGCGACGAGGGCCGCATCCACCGCTCCCCGGCCACCACTGGCTATCCGCCCACGCTCTCGGCGCTGGTCGACGGTGCGAACGATCTCAAGGACCCCGGCCGCCGCAGGATCTTCTTCCTGCGCCGCGTGCCGCGCGATCCCATGAATGCCGACCCGGCACTGGCGCCGGAGGCCACCTGGGGCAAGCGCGCGTATGCGAGCGACGCGGAGCACCCGAAGGAAGGCGAGGATGTCTACGACGTCTACTCGTCCAGCACCCGGGCAGGCCTGAACGGCCGTTCATACAAGGAATGGTGA
- a CDS encoding GspMb/PilO family protein: MPRITAAARRAAWATRLAWASLGWPMLLALAALCFWLGLAGFVNRPLRQELRALQSASASASASASASAAHPGSGAGAEPAPRGDADVVRGFVAFLPPMELWPQQLQSLHALVGQAGVELSRVDYGSHRFEHLPGSHRSVRLTMQAGAKPFRRLLHDLLAAMPNLAIERISMERLPDQPDRLNIRLDASLYYRDSPPGDGR, encoded by the coding sequence GTGCCTCGCATCACCGCCGCGGCGAGACGCGCGGCCTGGGCCACCCGCCTCGCGTGGGCGTCGCTGGGCTGGCCGATGCTGCTGGCGCTGGCCGCACTGTGCTTCTGGCTCGGGCTCGCCGGGTTCGTCAATCGGCCGCTGCGGCAGGAACTTCGCGCGCTGCAGTCCGCATCCGCATCCGCATCCGCGTCGGCGTCGGCGTCGGCTGCGCATCCGGGGTCCGGCGCCGGGGCCGAGCCCGCGCCGCGCGGCGACGCGGATGTCGTGCGCGGCTTTGTCGCTTTCCTGCCGCCGATGGAACTGTGGCCGCAGCAGCTCCAGAGCTTGCATGCGCTGGTCGGACAGGCCGGCGTCGAGCTGTCACGCGTCGACTACGGCAGTCATCGGTTCGAGCATCTGCCGGGAAGCCACCGGTCGGTCCGGCTGACGATGCAGGCCGGTGCCAAACCGTTTCGGAGGCTCCTGCACGACCTGCTCGCCGCCATGCCCAATCTCGCCATAGAACGGATCTCGATGGAGAGATTGCCCGATCAGCCGGACCGGCTGAACATCCGGCTCGACGCCAGCCTGTACTACCGCGACTCCCCTCCAGGAGACGGCCGATGA
- a CDS encoding PilN domain-containing protein → MPMRLEFAPRSPWSPLTALLLVLGLLGGAHGLWQRHTLLAKRMAAVTQVEALRPPLSQERSGAGEALRPEASGEADRLIASLHRPWELMLDALQSTVTDDVRVMRVQPESEGLRLHITGEADNSQAFVAWMQRLQSDASWRSVEPLSEARQAEGSAPAGKPVQFQLSLEWRQP, encoded by the coding sequence ATGCCGATGCGCCTCGAGTTCGCGCCTCGTTCGCCGTGGTCGCCGCTGACGGCGCTGCTGCTTGTGCTGGGCTTGCTCGGCGGCGCCCACGGCCTGTGGCAACGCCACACCTTGCTGGCGAAGCGCATGGCGGCGGTGACGCAAGTCGAGGCGCTGCGGCCGCCCTTGTCCCAGGAGCGATCGGGTGCGGGCGAAGCCCTTCGGCCGGAGGCCTCGGGCGAGGCGGATCGGCTGATCGCCAGCCTGCATCGCCCTTGGGAGCTCATGCTCGATGCCCTGCAATCGACGGTCACCGATGACGTGCGGGTGATGCGGGTCCAGCCCGAATCGGAGGGACTCCGGCTGCACATCACCGGCGAGGCCGACAACAGCCAGGCCTTCGTCGCATGGATGCAGCGCCTGCAGTCCGACGCGTCCTGGCGTTCCGTGGAGCCGCTGTCCGAAGCGCGGCAGGCGGAAGGTTCCGCGCCCGCCGGCAAGCCCGTGCAGTTCCAGCTTTCCCTGGAATGGCGGCAACCGTGA
- a CDS encoding GspE/PulE family protein, producing MSEDARFDVDDAAPRMMSFAELAPLAPDFASLSFGECLERECVLLADEDGTRYFVSSEPLDELLCTWASHRIPGCFVIVRTHPADLKALLSRLEAHQQALHHLVRLEQAGTALQADSEEISPRSIARDESQVVRLVNSTLYDAHKSAASDIHFENTPQGLVIKYRIDGVLSLARQLPDLALTEQAISRLKVMAELDIGEKRIPQDGRFAVHIGGREIDFRVSVMPGLFGEDAVLRILDRQSLTAELSQLSLDLLGIEGATQQTIRQLASQPYGMLLVTGPTGSGKTTTLYATLSEINRGEDKIITIEDPVEYQLPGVLQIPVNERKGLTFARGLRSILRHDPDRILVGEIRDRETAEIAVQAALTGHLVFTTVHANNVFDVISRFRHMGVDAYSFVTALNGVVAQRLVRMNCPRCAEDVEPGEALLRASGIQRSELAEGGRQRQGQGCAHCRGTGYRGRRALTEVLVLDDDLRELVVQQAPIAQLKASARSRGMVSMRRAALDAVRRGQTTLQEINRVTFVE from the coding sequence ATGAGCGAGGACGCACGCTTCGATGTCGATGATGCGGCGCCCCGGATGATGAGCTTCGCGGAGCTGGCGCCGCTGGCCCCCGATTTTGCGTCGCTGAGCTTTGGCGAATGCCTGGAGCGCGAATGCGTGCTGCTCGCGGACGAGGATGGCACCCGCTACTTCGTCAGCAGCGAGCCGCTCGACGAGCTTCTCTGCACGTGGGCGAGCCACCGGATTCCCGGCTGCTTCGTGATCGTGCGCACCCATCCGGCCGACCTGAAGGCGCTGCTGTCGCGGCTGGAGGCGCATCAGCAGGCGCTCCACCACCTGGTTCGGCTGGAGCAGGCCGGCACCGCGCTGCAGGCCGACAGCGAAGAGATCTCCCCGCGCTCGATCGCCCGGGACGAAAGCCAGGTCGTGCGCCTGGTCAACTCCACGCTCTACGACGCACACAAGAGCGCCGCCAGCGACATCCACTTCGAGAACACGCCGCAGGGCCTGGTCATCAAGTACCGCATCGACGGCGTGCTGTCGCTCGCACGCCAACTGCCCGACCTGGCGTTGACGGAGCAGGCGATCTCGCGCCTGAAGGTGATGGCGGAGCTGGACATCGGCGAGAAGCGGATCCCGCAGGACGGGCGCTTCGCGGTCCATATCGGCGGCCGCGAGATCGACTTCCGCGTGTCGGTGATGCCGGGGCTCTTCGGCGAGGACGCGGTGCTCCGCATTCTCGACAGGCAATCACTGACGGCCGAACTGTCGCAGCTCAGCCTCGATCTGCTGGGCATCGAGGGCGCGACGCAGCAGACGATCCGGCAACTGGCGAGCCAGCCGTACGGGATGCTGCTCGTCACCGGTCCGACCGGCTCCGGCAAGACGACCACTCTGTATGCGACGCTGAGCGAGATCAACCGGGGTGAGGACAAGATCATCACGATCGAGGACCCGGTGGAGTACCAGCTCCCCGGCGTTCTGCAGATCCCCGTCAACGAGCGCAAGGGCCTCACCTTCGCCAGGGGGCTGCGTTCGATCCTTCGCCACGACCCCGACCGCATCCTGGTCGGCGAGATCCGTGACCGCGAGACCGCGGAGATCGCCGTGCAGGCGGCACTGACGGGCCATCTGGTGTTCACGACGGTCCATGCCAACAACGTCTTCGACGTCATCAGCCGGTTCAGGCACATGGGCGTCGACGCCTACAGCTTCGTCACGGCGCTCAATGGGGTGGTGGCGCAGCGGCTGGTGCGCATGAATTGTCCCCGGTGCGCCGAGGACGTCGAGCCTGGCGAGGCCTTGTTGCGCGCCTCGGGCATCCAGCGCTCGGAGCTTGCGGAAGGAGGGCGGCAGCGGCAAGGGCAGGGCTGTGCGCATTGCCGCGGCACCGGCTATCGCGGCCGCCGCGCGTTGACCGAAGTGCTGGTGCTGGACGACGACTTGCGGGAACTCGTCGTCCAGCAGGCGCCGATCGCTCAACTGAAGGCCTCGGCACGCAGCCGGGGCATGGTGTCGATGCGCCGCGCGGCGCTTGATGCAGTCCGGCGTGGGCAGACCACGCTGCAGGAAATCAATCGTGTCACCTTTGTCGAATAG